A region of Faecalibacterium taiwanense DNA encodes the following proteins:
- a CDS encoding RNA polymerase sigma factor, with protein MTTLEFSAMVQKYQSLVYTVCHQLVPDAGDAQDLTQETFLAAWRAIDRCPSGFEKQWLARIAANKAKDYLRSAWVRRVNIPGDDVLALEGAPPGTQPEQQVLDALGEEELTAMILDLREPYRTPCRLVLLEQHTMAEAAQLCGRPPKTVEAQIYRAKKMLAQQILQRENDGKECVHGTV; from the coding sequence TTGACGACCTTGGAATTCAGCGCGATGGTGCAGAAATACCAGTCGCTCGTATATACGGTCTGCCACCAGCTGGTGCCGGATGCCGGCGATGCGCAGGACCTGACGCAGGAGACCTTTCTGGCGGCATGGCGGGCCATTGACCGCTGCCCGTCCGGGTTTGAAAAACAGTGGCTGGCACGCATCGCTGCCAACAAGGCAAAGGACTATCTGCGCAGCGCATGGGTGCGCAGGGTGAACATTCCCGGCGACGATGTGCTGGCGCTGGAAGGTGCGCCGCCCGGCACCCAGCCGGAACAGCAGGTGCTGGATGCGCTGGGCGAGGAAGAGCTCACCGCCATGATCCTGGACCTGCGGGAGCCCTACAGAACGCCTTGCCGTCTGGTGCTGCTGGAACAGCACACCATGGCCGAGGCGGCACAGCTGTGCGGCCGCCCGCCCAAGACGGTGGAAGCACAGATCTACCGGGCAAAAAAGATGCTGGCACAGCAGATACTACAGCGTGAAAACGATGGAAAGGAGTGCGTACATGGAACTGTTTGA
- a CDS encoding AEC family transporter: MLENLLFSMNSTMPLFFIMLLGYVLHRTGFLSDAFVAGANKFVFYVALPVQLFRDLGKNDVRATFDGRYVLFCFAVTLACILVIWALAKLFLKGTGLVGEFVQVCYRSSAAILGSAFLQSIYGDASMSSLMILGSVPLYNIMAVVILMLEAPTAQAQTGNMAEKLKKSVKGILTNPILLGIAAGFAWSMLHISMPAMLDKALSNVAGLTSPLALLAIGAGFKGQKALGYLKPTAVATVVKLMVLPALFLPLAVRFGFTDEKLVALLVMLGSITTPACYVMAKQMGHEGVLTGSVCVTTTLFSAFSLTFWLFVLRSLGYIL; encoded by the coding sequence ATGCTGGAAAATCTTCTGTTCAGCATGAACAGCACCATGCCGCTGTTCTTTATCATGCTGCTGGGCTATGTGCTGCACCGCACCGGTTTTCTGAGCGATGCGTTTGTGGCCGGGGCCAACAAGTTCGTGTTTTATGTGGCACTGCCGGTGCAGCTGTTCCGCGACCTTGGCAAAAACGATGTCCGCGCCACCTTCGATGGCCGGTATGTGCTGTTCTGTTTTGCGGTCACACTGGCGTGCATCCTTGTGATCTGGGCGCTGGCAAAGCTGTTTTTAAAGGGCACCGGCCTTGTGGGCGAGTTCGTTCAGGTGTGTTACCGCTCGTCGGCTGCCATCCTCGGCTCGGCTTTTCTGCAGAGCATCTACGGCGATGCCAGCATGTCCAGCCTGATGATCCTTGGCAGTGTGCCGCTGTATAACATTATGGCAGTGGTCATTTTGATGCTGGAAGCGCCCACTGCGCAGGCTCAGACCGGCAATATGGCTGAAAAGCTCAAAAAGAGTGTGAAAGGCATCCTGACGAACCCCATCCTTCTGGGCATTGCAGCGGGCTTTGCGTGGAGCATGCTGCACATTTCCATGCCTGCCATGCTGGATAAGGCCCTTTCCAATGTGGCCGGTCTGACCAGCCCTCTGGCCCTGCTTGCCATTGGTGCAGGCTTCAAGGGCCAAAAAGCTCTGGGATACCTCAAGCCTACCGCTGTGGCTACTGTGGTCAAGCTGATGGTGCTGCCTGCGCTGTTCCTGCCGCTGGCTGTGCGCTTTGGCTTTACCGACGAAAAGCTGGTGGCCCTGCTGGTGATGCTGGGCAGCATCACCACCCCGGCGTGCTACGTTATGGCAAAGCAGATGGGCCACGAAGGTGTGCTTACCGGCAGCGTGTGCGTTACCACCACCCTGTTCAGCGCATTCAGCCTGACCTTCTGGCTGTTCGTGCTGCGGAGTCTCGGATATATTTTATAA
- a CDS encoding class I adenylate-forming enzyme family protein, which translates to MSKIRVLDNVYDLITINMEDRFKDNVAFRFYDTANDAVTTILYKDYVQDIRKAVNYFQSTIPEIKGKKICLLTKNSYEYAVNTFGVVAAGAVLVLLNQRKSWDELSYELGLVEPDAILTDGDDYGFNDQLKAAYGDILRPMDGFRSYEPAQLTRCIDHEALMVLMFTSGTTGRSKGVMLSEKNFFSVMRAHTQIGEHMMAYKHEPNLVMSQYTVLPMFHLGAFICLFSWAHAGWALNVSSDIRNFYKEVKRMPSQAMAVVPVIMNSLHHDVMRGRKERLGELWVPICSSAMFDPQVMLDMAEHGMFVVQTYGSTETCGDGIINYAQDAKHIGAVGQGNDYLDYKIAEDGELCMRGDSIMLGYYKDPEATAEVIDADGWFHTGDLARKDEDGYYFLTGRKKNLIILDSGENINPEELEGIVGKCEAVKECVVKEMGKKIGVVVYCDEDKQQQVRDFITEANRTLPLYKRMSAVEFSTEPLPRNGAGKLLRQ; encoded by the coding sequence ATGAGTAAGATCAGAGTGCTGGATAATGTCTACGACCTTATCACCATCAACATGGAAGACCGCTTCAAGGATAATGTGGCCTTCCGCTTCTACGACACCGCAAACGATGCCGTGACCACCATCCTCTATAAGGATTATGTGCAGGATATCCGCAAGGCGGTGAATTACTTCCAGTCCACCATCCCGGAGATCAAAGGCAAAAAGATCTGCCTGCTCACCAAGAACAGCTACGAGTATGCCGTGAACACCTTTGGCGTGGTGGCGGCCGGTGCGGTGCTGGTGCTGCTGAACCAGCGCAAGAGCTGGGACGAGCTGAGCTACGAGCTGGGCCTTGTGGAGCCGGATGCCATCCTGACCGACGGCGACGACTACGGCTTCAACGACCAGCTCAAGGCTGCCTACGGCGATATCCTCCGCCCCATGGATGGCTTCCGGAGCTATGAGCCTGCGCAGCTGACCCGCTGCATCGACCACGAAGCCCTGATGGTCCTGATGTTCACCTCCGGTACCACGGGCCGCAGCAAGGGCGTGATGCTGAGCGAGAAGAATTTCTTCTCGGTGATGCGTGCCCACACCCAGATCGGTGAGCACATGATGGCGTATAAGCACGAACCGAACCTCGTCATGAGCCAGTACACCGTGCTGCCCATGTTCCATCTGGGCGCGTTCATCTGTCTGTTCTCCTGGGCCCATGCAGGCTGGGCGCTGAACGTCAGCAGCGACATCCGCAACTTCTATAAAGAGGTAAAGCGGATGCCCAGTCAGGCCATGGCGGTGGTGCCGGTCATTATGAACTCGCTCCACCACGATGTGATGCGCGGCCGCAAGGAACGTCTGGGGGAGCTGTGGGTGCCCATCTGCTCCTCTGCCATGTTCGACCCGCAGGTGATGCTGGATATGGCGGAACACGGCATGTTCGTGGTGCAGACCTACGGCAGCACCGAGACCTGCGGCGACGGCATCATCAACTACGCACAGGACGCAAAGCACATCGGCGCTGTGGGTCAGGGCAACGATTATCTGGACTACAAGATCGCCGAGGACGGCGAGCTGTGCATGCGCGGCGACAGCATCATGCTGGGCTACTACAAGGACCCGGAGGCCACCGCCGAGGTCATTGACGCGGACGGCTGGTTCCACACTGGCGATCTGGCCCGCAAGGACGAGGACGGCTACTATTTCCTGACCGGCCGCAAGAAGAACCTCATCATTCTGGACAGCGGCGAGAACATCAACCCCGAAGAGCTGGAAGGCATCGTGGGCAAGTGCGAAGCCGTGAAGGAATGTGTAGTAAAAGAAATGGGCAAGAAGATCGGCGTGGTGGTCTATTGCGACGAGGACAAACAGCAGCAGGTGCGGGACTTTATCACCGAGGCAAACCGCACCCTGCCGCTGTACAAGCGTATGAGCGCAGTGGAGTTCAGCACCGAGCCGCTGCCGCGCAACGGTGCAGGCAAGCTGCTGCGCCAGTGA
- a CDS encoding biotin--[acetyl-CoA-carboxylase] ligase, producing the protein MAVSTRQALLQALSAAGGSYVSGQQLAETLGVSRAAVHKAAAALTAQGYALEAAPRRGYRLAGGDPFCTEAIGDYPAPIYLYDTLESSNRTAKLLALDGAPHGTLVLTAHQSAGRGRLGRRFESPAGKGVYCSVLLRSEMPAANAQTATISAAVAVCRAVKKLCGLELAVKWVNDLYYQGRKVCGILTEAGTDLESGQLEWLVVGIGLNLTSTAADWPEELARRAGSLYPGGPAPVSRAALAGAIARELLALCPAFDCLDEYRARCFVPGHWVTVCAETETYAAKALAIDEEGRLVIQRENGRQEALRCGEVTTRPARTE; encoded by the coding sequence ATGGCTGTCAGTACCCGTCAGGCACTTTTGCAGGCACTTTCCGCTGCCGGGGGCAGCTACGTTTCCGGCCAGCAGCTGGCCGAGACCCTCGGCGTGAGCCGCGCTGCCGTGCACAAGGCCGCTGCGGCCCTCACGGCCCAAGGGTACGCGCTGGAAGCTGCGCCCCGCCGGGGCTACCGGCTGGCAGGCGGCGACCCGTTCTGCACCGAAGCCATCGGGGACTACCCTGCACCCATCTATTTATATGACACGCTGGAAAGCTCCAACCGCACGGCAAAGCTGCTGGCGCTGGATGGTGCACCCCATGGCACGCTGGTGCTCACCGCCCACCAGAGCGCCGGACGCGGCAGGCTGGGCCGGAGATTTGAAAGCCCGGCAGGCAAGGGCGTTTACTGCTCGGTGCTGCTGCGCTCGGAAATGCCCGCCGCCAATGCCCAGACCGCTACCATCAGCGCCGCGGTAGCGGTCTGCCGTGCCGTGAAAAAGCTCTGCGGGCTGGAGCTTGCCGTCAAGTGGGTCAACGACCTGTACTATCAGGGCAGAAAGGTCTGCGGCATCCTGACCGAAGCGGGGACCGACCTCGAGAGCGGACAGCTGGAATGGCTGGTGGTGGGCATCGGGCTGAACCTTACCTCCACCGCTGCCGACTGGCCGGAGGAGCTGGCCCGCAGGGCCGGGAGCCTGTACCCCGGCGGGCCTGCCCCGGTGAGCCGGGCCGCACTGGCCGGGGCCATTGCCCGGGAGCTGCTGGCCCTCTGCCCGGCGTTTGACTGTCTGGATGAGTACCGCGCCCGGTGCTTTGTGCCCGGCCACTGGGTGACGGTGTGTGCCGAGACCGAGACCTACGCCGCAAAGGCCCTTGCCATCGACGAGGAAGGGCGGCTGGTCATCCAGCGGGAGAACGGCCGACAGGAGGCTCTGCGCTGCGGCGAAGTGACCACACGGCCTGCACGGACCGAATAA
- a CDS encoding phosphoribosylaminoimidazolesuccinocarboxamide synthase, translated as MTEFKPIKEGKVREIYDNGDSLIMVATDRISAFDVILKNKVTKKGTVLTQMSKFWFDYTRDLLPNHMLSVDVKDMPEFFQQPQFDGNSMMCRKLTMLPIECIVRGYITGSGWASYQKTGKVCGIQLPEGLKESDKLPEPIYTPSTKAEIGDHDENISYEKSIEVLEKQFPGHGEEYATKLRDYTIALYKKCAEYALSRGIIIADTKFEFGLDENGNVVLGDEMLTPDSSRFWPLEGYEPGHSQPSFDKQFVRDWLKANPDSNYDLPQDVIDKTIAKYLEAYELLTGKKL; from the coding sequence ATGACTGAGTTCAAGCCCATTAAAGAAGGCAAGGTTCGTGAGATCTATGATAACGGTGACAGCCTCATCATGGTTGCTACCGACCGCATTTCCGCGTTTGATGTCATCCTGAAAAACAAGGTCACCAAAAAGGGCACCGTTCTGACCCAGATGAGCAAGTTCTGGTTCGATTACACCCGCGATCTGCTGCCCAACCACATGCTGAGCGTGGACGTGAAGGATATGCCGGAGTTCTTCCAGCAGCCCCAGTTCGACGGCAACAGCATGATGTGCCGTAAGCTGACCATGCTGCCCATCGAGTGCATCGTGCGCGGCTACATTACCGGCAGTGGCTGGGCCAGCTACCAGAAGACTGGCAAGGTGTGCGGCATCCAGCTGCCGGAAGGCCTGAAGGAGTCCGACAAGCTGCCCGAGCCCATCTACACTCCCTCCACCAAGGCCGAGATCGGCGACCACGACGAGAACATCTCCTACGAAAAGAGCATCGAGGTGCTGGAAAAGCAGTTCCCCGGCCACGGCGAGGAGTACGCCACCAAGCTGCGCGACTACACCATTGCCCTGTATAAGAAATGTGCTGAGTATGCGCTCTCCCGCGGCATCATCATTGCCGACACCAAGTTTGAGTTTGGTCTGGATGAGAACGGCAACGTGGTGCTGGGCGACGAGATGCTCACCCCGGATTCCTCCCGCTTCTGGCCGCTGGAGGGCTACGAGCCGGGCCACAGCCAGCCCTCTTTTGATAAGCAGTTCGTTCGCGACTGGCTCAAGGCCAACCCCGACAGCAACTACGACCTGCCGCAGGACGTGATTGACAAGACCATTGCCAAGTATCTGGAGGCCTACGAGCTGCTCACCGGCAAAAAACTGTAA
- a CDS encoding glycerophosphodiester phosphodiesterase family protein has translation MTPEIIAHRGASYLAPENTLSAFRKAMEIGADGVEMDVQQTRDKKLVIHHDFVIDWHTDMRGQIYDMTEGELKALDFGSWKDVNYRNERIATLQEALALCREMEGTIVQLEMKATIDDDPDFVPRVIEEVRAANITDRLVVISFNHDLLRQAKQLMPELKVGVLVYGALETMALPTSTWEMLGLQNGLEEDDFPQLPPLSVENVDDENCSWALRWMGNQISMLQANFPGKSLVEVAQRLLEQRDPVKYVQTLDFKPDWVSCEYHTAYQQPSMVQKLHDLGIKAAYWTVDGEQAVKDLWPLQPDAIVTNRPDRVREWISELEMTE, from the coding sequence ATGACACCTGAGATCATTGCACACCGCGGCGCGTCCTATCTTGCGCCGGAAAATACCCTTTCTGCGTTCCGCAAGGCGATGGAGATCGGCGCGGACGGCGTGGAAATGGACGTACAGCAGACCAGAGATAAAAAGCTGGTGATCCACCACGATTTTGTCATTGACTGGCACACCGATATGCGTGGCCAGATCTACGACATGACCGAGGGCGAGCTGAAGGCGCTGGACTTTGGCAGCTGGAAGGATGTGAACTATCGGAACGAGAGGATCGCTACCCTGCAGGAGGCACTGGCTCTGTGCAGGGAAATGGAAGGTACCATCGTTCAGCTGGAAATGAAGGCCACCATCGATGACGACCCGGATTTTGTCCCCCGCGTGATCGAGGAGGTGCGTGCAGCAAACATTACCGACCGGCTGGTGGTGATCTCGTTCAACCACGACCTGCTGCGGCAGGCAAAGCAGCTGATGCCAGAGCTGAAGGTGGGCGTGCTGGTCTACGGTGCGTTGGAGACCATGGCGCTGCCCACTAGCACATGGGAAATGCTTGGCCTGCAGAACGGGCTGGAAGAGGATGATTTTCCACAGCTGCCGCCGCTGTCGGTGGAAAATGTGGATGACGAAAACTGCAGCTGGGCCCTGCGCTGGATGGGCAACCAGATCAGTATGCTGCAGGCGAACTTTCCGGGCAAGAGTCTGGTAGAGGTAGCCCAGCGCCTGCTGGAACAGCGGGACCCGGTAAAGTATGTGCAGACGCTGGACTTCAAGCCGGACTGGGTGAGCTGCGAATATCACACCGCTTACCAGCAGCCCAGCATGGTGCAGAAGCTGCATGATCTGGGCATCAAGGCGGCATACTGGACGGTGGACGGGGAACAGGCCGTGAAAGACCTTTGGCCCCTGCAGCCGGATGCCATCGTCACAAACCGCCCGGACCGCGTGCGGGAATGGATCTCTGAACTGGAAATGACAGAATAA
- a CDS encoding 6-phospho-beta-glucosidase produces MGSFPKDFLWGGATAANQCEGAWQAGGKGLATVDVTPFGPDRFPVALGRLEMLECDDKHYYPSHEAIDLYHHYKEDIALFAEMGFKCFRLSIAWTRILPNGDDAQPNEEGLKFYEDVFDECHKYGIEPLVTICHFDTPIALIKKYGGWKDRRMVDAYVHYCEVLFDRYKGKVKYWLTFNEINMLLHLPFTGAGLVFYPGENVQQVEYQAAHHELVASAKAVKLAHEKMPGAMVGCMLAAGQYYPRTCAPEDIRAAQEADRDNYFFTDVQARGAYPVWAKKRMEKAGITLHTEPGDEQVLKEGTVDFVSFSYYSSRCITTDQEILAEEKADGNAVLEAVKNPYLKASEWGWAIDPVGLRVTLNTIYDRYEKPMFIVENGLGAVDTVEADGSIHDSYRIDYLRAHIEQMEKAVNEDGLPLMGYTTWGPIDLVSASTGEMKKRYGFIYVDKDNDGNGTLARSRKDSFYWYKKVIASNGTDLA; encoded by the coding sequence ATGGGCAGTTTTCCCAAAGATTTTCTGTGGGGCGGTGCCACCGCTGCCAACCAGTGCGAGGGCGCATGGCAGGCAGGCGGCAAGGGCCTTGCCACCGTGGATGTGACCCCGTTTGGCCCGGACCGCTTCCCGGTGGCGCTGGGTCGGCTGGAAATGCTGGAGTGTGACGACAAGCACTATTATCCCAGCCATGAAGCCATTGACCTGTATCACCATTATAAAGAGGACATCGCCCTCTTTGCCGAGATGGGTTTCAAGTGCTTCCGGCTGTCCATCGCATGGACCCGCATCCTGCCGAACGGCGACGATGCCCAGCCCAATGAAGAGGGCTTGAAGTTCTATGAGGATGTGTTTGATGAGTGCCACAAATACGGCATTGAACCGCTTGTGACCATCTGCCACTTCGATACCCCCATTGCCCTCATAAAAAAGTATGGCGGCTGGAAAGACCGCCGCATGGTGGATGCCTATGTGCACTACTGTGAAGTGCTGTTTGACCGCTACAAGGGGAAGGTGAAATACTGGCTCACCTTCAACGAGATCAACATGCTGCTGCATCTGCCCTTTACCGGCGCGGGGCTAGTGTTCTATCCGGGCGAGAATGTGCAGCAGGTGGAGTATCAGGCGGCACATCATGAGCTGGTGGCCAGCGCAAAGGCGGTCAAGCTGGCCCATGAAAAGATGCCCGGTGCCATGGTGGGCTGTATGCTGGCGGCAGGCCAGTATTACCCGCGCACCTGTGCACCGGAGGATATCCGTGCCGCGCAGGAAGCGGACCGCGACAACTACTTCTTTACCGATGTGCAGGCCCGGGGAGCCTACCCGGTGTGGGCAAAAAAGCGGATGGAGAAGGCCGGCATCACCCTACACACCGAGCCGGGCGATGAGCAGGTTCTGAAAGAAGGCACCGTGGATTTTGTCTCCTTCAGCTACTATTCCAGCCGCTGCATCACCACGGATCAGGAGATCCTGGCAGAAGAAAAGGCCGACGGCAATGCGGTGCTGGAAGCCGTGAAGAACCCGTACCTCAAGGCCAGCGAGTGGGGCTGGGCCATCGACCCGGTGGGCCTGCGCGTGACCCTGAACACCATCTACGACCGGTACGAAAAGCCCATGTTCATTGTGGAGAACGGCCTTGGCGCGGTGGATACCGTGGAAGCGGACGGCTCCATCCACGACAGCTACCGCATCGATTATCTGCGCGCCCACATCGAGCAGATGGAAAAGGCCGTCAACGAGGACGGCCTGCCGCTGATGGGCTACACCACATGGGGCCCTATCGACCTTGTGAGCGCATCCACCGGTGAGATGAAAAAGCGCTACGGCTTTATCTATGTGGATAAGGACAACGACGGCAACGGCACACTGGCCCGCAGCCGCAAGGACAGCTTCTACTGGTACAAAAAGGTCATTGCTTCAAACGGCACCGACCTTGCCTGA
- a CDS encoding class I adenylate-forming enzyme family protein has protein sequence MITSLYQSLCNMETNIADRVALRWYDEEKQGVAEVHYAQYAQDLRRFVAFLRAEYGDVRGKRVAILARNSYQYVICMYGTVIAGAVAVPLNLGKDWDAISYELGLTEPVCILQDGEFAEREPALAETYGSILKPMDVFAAYEPAEDVTEVEDLSALAFIMFTSGTTGRSKGVMLSQKNLFSAMPAFLDPFDDVKKYTGWNTDEFSSLSALPMFHISAMTSLVSWSITGHSINLCNNLKYFYRDLGAMHSEVMAVVPVLLKSIYSDVMKGRRDRLNGLCVLTCGAAMFDPKILSDMMEKGFFVAQMYGLTETCGDGAWNSSQEAKYLTSVGHVDLSCEYKLDDGELCMRGDPIMLGYYKDPEGTAEVIDADGWFHTGDIARVEEDGYMYLTGRKKNVIILDSGENVNPEELEKLLVPCADIQECIVKEKDKKICALICCDPAKQETVKEFVTGVNRGLPLYKRMVTEFSAQPLPRNAMGKLLR, from the coding sequence ATGATTACATCGCTGTATCAGTCACTTTGCAATATGGAAACCAACATTGCAGACCGTGTGGCTCTGCGCTGGTATGATGAAGAAAAGCAGGGCGTGGCCGAGGTGCACTACGCACAGTATGCCCAGGATCTGCGCCGGTTCGTGGCGTTCCTGCGTGCAGAGTATGGCGACGTGCGCGGCAAGCGTGTGGCGATCCTGGCCCGCAACAGCTACCAGTATGTCATCTGCATGTACGGCACGGTCATTGCCGGAGCCGTGGCTGTGCCGCTGAACCTTGGCAAGGACTGGGATGCCATCTCCTATGAGCTGGGCCTCACCGAGCCGGTGTGCATCCTGCAGGATGGCGAGTTCGCGGAGCGGGAGCCTGCCCTCGCTGAGACCTACGGCAGCATCCTGAAGCCCATGGATGTCTTTGCGGCCTATGAGCCTGCCGAGGACGTGACCGAGGTGGAGGACCTCTCTGCTCTGGCTTTTATCATGTTCACCTCCGGCACCACCGGCCGCAGCAAGGGCGTTATGCTGAGCCAGAAGAACCTGTTCAGCGCCATGCCGGCCTTTCTGGACCCCTTTGACGATGTGAAGAAGTACACGGGCTGGAACACCGATGAGTTCTCGTCCCTGTCCGCCCTGCCCATGTTCCACATCTCCGCCATGACCAGCCTTGTTTCGTGGAGCATCACAGGCCACTCCATCAACCTGTGCAACAACCTGAAGTATTTCTACCGTGATCTGGGTGCCATGCACAGCGAGGTGATGGCAGTGGTGCCGGTTCTGCTGAAGAGCATCTACAGCGATGTGATGAAGGGCCGCCGCGACCGCCTGAACGGCCTGTGCGTGCTGACCTGCGGCGCTGCCATGTTCGACCCCAAGATTCTGAGCGATATGATGGAGAAGGGCTTCTTTGTGGCCCAGATGTACGGCCTGACCGAGACCTGCGGCGACGGTGCATGGAACTCCTCACAGGAGGCAAAGTACCTGACCAGCGTGGGCCATGTGGACCTCAGCTGTGAATACAAGCTGGACGACGGCGAGCTGTGCATGCGGGGCGACCCCATCATGCTGGGCTACTACAAGGACCCGGAAGGCACTGCAGAAGTCATCGATGCAGACGGCTGGTTCCACACCGGCGACATTGCCCGGGTGGAAGAGGACGGCTACATGTACCTGACCGGCCGCAAGAAGAACGTGATCATTCTGGACAGCGGCGAGAACGTGAACCCCGAGGAGCTGGAAAAGCTGCTGGTGCCCTGTGCGGACATTCAGGAGTGCATCGTGAAGGAAAAGGACAAAAAGATCTGTGCCCTCATCTGCTGTGACCCTGCAAAGCAGGAAACTGTGAAGGAGTTCGTCACTGGGGTCAACCGCGGCCTGCCGCTGTACAAGCGCATGGTGACGGAGTTCAGCGCACAGCCGCTGCCCCGCAACGCCATGGGAAAACTGCTGCGCTGA
- a CDS encoding acyl carrier protein: MERAEIISQILAILEDVAEVSPEDVNENSVLMDDLDLSSMEILTIVADLEETFGLRIPEKELRNFVTIGDLVDYLAANAG; encoded by the coding sequence ATGGAACGAGCAGAGATCATTTCCCAGATCCTGGCCATCCTGGAGGATGTTGCCGAGGTCTCTCCCGAAGATGTGAATGAGAACAGCGTCCTGATGGACGATCTGGATCTGTCCTCAATGGAGATCCTGACCATTGTGGCAGACCTCGAGGAGACCTTCGGCCTGCGCATCCCTGAAAAGGAGCTGCGCAACTTTGTGACCATAGGGGATCTGGTGGATTATCTGGCGGCAAACGCGGGGTAA